One stretch of Thermococcus sp. DNA includes these proteins:
- a CDS encoding NADH-quinone oxidoreductase subunit H — protein sequence MIEKVIYSVVALIILAFLPPLLDGISRKIKAILQERQGPSVFQTYSDLSSLLSMESNMPTDRLGFVIAPYVAFAAALTAGLVLPFGDFVPIVFTGDIFVFLYVLAISSIAFMMAGFLVENTYANAGANREMMIILSIEPVLGIALGVFALHTGSLSISGIATSLSLAPSVLLGMALFAYAVYTECAFIPFDVAEAETEIIEGPLAEYSGRLLGIFKWAMLVKRVVLIWLFSAVLLFPTLGRVIDFTTPLGSAVMLLAQLFMLVVFYAMSAVIEATTGRMKIIQVIRQNTLVFAVGIVVLAIASMGW from the coding sequence ATGATTGAAAAGGTAATCTACTCGGTAGTCGCGCTGATAATACTCGCCTTCCTTCCGCCGCTCCTTGACGGAATAAGCAGAAAAATCAAGGCAATCCTCCAGGAAAGGCAGGGCCCCTCGGTGTTCCAGACCTACAGCGACCTGTCAAGTTTGCTCTCCATGGAGTCCAACATGCCCACCGACAGGTTAGGCTTTGTTATCGCTCCCTACGTGGCCTTCGCGGCCGCTTTAACCGCCGGCCTCGTCCTTCCCTTCGGAGACTTCGTGCCGATAGTGTTCACCGGAGACATCTTCGTATTCCTCTACGTGCTGGCGATATCTTCTATAGCCTTCATGATGGCCGGTTTCCTCGTTGAGAACACCTATGCAAATGCAGGCGCCAACAGGGAGATGATGATAATCCTCAGCATCGAGCCGGTCCTCGGAATAGCCCTCGGTGTGTTCGCGCTCCATACCGGCTCGCTCTCGATAAGCGGCATTGCCACAAGTTTGAGCCTCGCGCCGTCCGTGTTGCTTGGAATGGCCCTCTTCGCCTACGCGGTCTACACGGAGTGCGCCTTCATACCCTTTGACGTGGCCGAGGCAGAGACGGAGATAATTGAAGGACCCCTGGCAGAGTACAGCGGAAGGCTCCTTGGAATCTTCAAGTGGGCGATGCTCGTCAAGAGGGTCGTTCTCATATGGCTCTTCAGCGCGGTGCTCCTCTTCCCGACGCTCGGAAGGGTCATCGACTTCACAACACCACTTGGGAGCGCGGTAATGCTCCTTGCACAGCTCTTCATGCTGGTTGTGTTCTACGCGATGTCAGCAGTCATTGAGGCCACAACGGGCAGGATGAAAATAATCCAGGTCATCAGGCAGAACACGCTCGTGTTTGCGGTTGGAATAGTTGTTCTTGCAATTGCCTCCATGGGGTGGTGA